Below is a window of 'Nostoc azollae' 0708 DNA.
AGTAGGGATAGCGGTCACTTGTTGTATAAGCATCTATAATCCAGTAAAGATTATTCTTTGTTGCCGGGAATTGTTCATTTTTGTTGTCAGGATTGGCATCAGCAGCTACTAAGTAAGGCTCACTGTCAAATTTTAGAAAAGGTGCGAGCGCACGAACTCGTTGGTTAATATTTCGCCGGAATAATACTTTTGTCTCTGGTAGAAAATTCCGTGTAAATATCATTTGCCAGTCTTTCAAATATGTAGCAAATAGCCATCTTCGACCCAGAGAACCAATTCTAATTCCACCCACGCCATCATAACTGGTGTAAACATTATCTCTGCCACTGGCATAATCTAATTCTCTAACTTTCGTCCCAGTCATGACATAAGTATTGCTAATTTCTCCATAATAAATTCGCGGTTTACCAATAGGAATACTTTCACGAATAGCTTCACTAGAAGTAGTTAGCGCACTATCATTACCGCTAATGTCTTTAACAAAATATTCTGGTAAACCACCAGGAGCAACAGTATTCACAGGACTCATGGTAAAGCCATAACCGTGGGTGTAAACTAAATTGCGGTTTACCCATGTTTTAGCTTGCTGTGGAACAGAATTATAGTCTAATTCCCTGGCTGCAATTAGTACCTGACGTTTTTCGGTTGATGCGGTTGCTTCTTGGTTGGGTTCAATTTTTATTGTGTAACGATCAATATCAGCATCGGGAAATTGATAATAGGGACGAATTTGTTGTAATTGGCGGTTAGTTTTTAATAATGGTTCTTGATCCCAAAGACGAATATTACGAATTGTTAGATCATTGACTTTGAGATCAGCTTGGGTTAAGTTTCCCTGGGGATTAAAGGTTTGAGAATCAACTGCTTCTAAATCAAATGCTTGACGAGTAAAGTTAATAGTACGTTGGATGTAAGGCTTCTCTCGCTGCAATTCATTGGGTTGAACTATTAAAGATTGGACAACAGCAGGTACAAGAAAATCACCTGTAATTATTAAAATTATATAAATACATAAACTATAAATTGCCCAACGATGATGTTGCGATTTGGGTTTCCAGAAGAAAGTTTGCCATAATAAATAAAATGCGAGCACTACAGCTAAAACACATAACATAGTGTCAACTGGCAACTGGATCTTAGCATCGGTGTAACTAGCGCCAAAACTCACCCCACGGGGAGAATAAACCAGTTCATAACGACCTAACCAATAACTAAAGGCTACTACCAACATCAAACAGCTACCCAAACCGAATAAATGACATTGTTGTGGTAGAGAAAAACCAGGAAAAATGCCTTGACTTAGACTATCTCCTGATAAAAGATAGGTGAGACCAACGGACACAAAGCCATATAAACATAATCCAAGTAGCCAAAATGCCAAAAGTTCCCACAGAGGGAGTGAAAAAATATAAAAACCGATATCTTTGCCAAATAAAGGGTCGTTGGTATTGAAGGGAGTAGAGTGGAAATAAAGTAGTATTTTACACCAATGTTGAGATAGTATCCAGCCAAAACCAAGACTAAAAATAAGTGCGATCGCTCTCAGCAAAAAGTGAGAATATATTAAGAGTGCGATCGCCATTACTAA
It encodes the following:
- a CDS encoding UPF0182 family protein, producing MSWKWCFRVIIALLGLWLFWDIVSHLGAEIFWFQEVGYLQTFLLRLVTKGALWVGVVSVSFTYLFFNLALAQRWKYPQSLKTELVRNEETRLSKQLTKFLSPQYGTVYKPPYVETGYKEIRLRWLLPLTLGLSLLVGLMVTHYGQVALSYWNREVNQVISPFTILFRPEILWNFGHTIIFQDWYFGVALVMAIALLIYSHFLLRAIALIFSLGFGWILSQHWCKILLYFHSTPFNTNDPLFGKDIGFYIFSLPLWELLAFWLLGLCLYGFVSVGLTYLLSGDSLSQGIFPGFSLPQQCHLFGLGSCLMLVVAFSYWLGRYELVYSPRGVSFGASYTDAKIQLPVDTMLCVLAVVLAFYLLWQTFFWKPKSQHHRWAIYSLCIYIILIITGDFLVPAVVQSLIVQPNELQREKPYIQRTINFTRQAFDLEAVDSQTFNPQGNLTQADLKVNDLTIRNIRLWDQEPLLKTNRQLQQIRPYYQFPDADIDRYTIKIEPNQEATASTEKRQVLIAARELDYNSVPQQAKTWVNRNLVYTHGYGFTMSPVNTVAPGGLPEYFVKDISGNDSALTTSSEAIRESIPIGKPRIYYGEISNTYVMTGTKVRELDYASGRDNVYTSYDGVGGIRIGSLGRRWLFATYLKDWQMIFTRNFLPETKVLFRRNINQRVRALAPFLKFDSEPYLVAADANPDNKNEQFPATKNNLYWIIDAYTTSDRYPYSDQNGDGINYIRNSVKVVIDAYNGTVRFYVAEPKEPLIIAWSKIFPQMFQPLANMPVNLQSHIRYPVDFFKIQSERLMVYHITNPQVFYNREDQWQIPNEIYGTQTRQVEPYYLITSLPNVPFEEFILLLPYTPKQRTNLIAWLAARSDGENYGKLLLYNFPKERLIYGTEQIEARINQDPVISQQISLWNRQGSRAIQGNLLIIPIEQSLLYVEPIYLEATQNSLPTLVRVVVAYENRIIMAKTLEQALQGIFQPEVTQAPTIIRPVEQE